In Malania oleifera isolate guangnan ecotype guangnan chromosome 8, ASM2987363v1, whole genome shotgun sequence, a single window of DNA contains:
- the LOC131162038 gene encoding purine permease 1-like codes for MEITATKSERNTAKKALLLLNCAMLALGNCGGPLMMRLYFLRGGKRIWLSSWLQTAGWPIILPPLAVAYIQRRRAADGSSASLFLMKPPLFLASAVIGILTGLDDYFYASGMARLPVSTSSLIIATQLAFTAGIAFLLVRQRFTSYSVNAVVLLSMGAVVLGIHASSDRPNNETDKEYYLGFFMTLAAAALYGLVLPMVELTYKKAKQAITYSLVLEIQIVMAFFATGFCTIGMLINKDFQEISREGKEFELGEKTYYLVLVWSAIILQFFFIGAIGVIFCSSSLFSGIVIAVLLPVTELLAVIFYKEKFQAEKGVALALSLWGFASYFYGETKHSKKKDDQTPETEMPQTLTA; via the exons ATGGAAATCACGGCGACCAAAAGTGAGCGCAACACCGCGAAGAAGGCACTCCTGCTGCTAAACTGCGCCATGCTGGCGCTCGGCAACTGTGGTGGCCCCCTAATGATGCGCCTCTACTTTCTCCGTGGCGGCAAGCGCATATGGCTTTCCAGCTGGCTCCAAACCGCTGGCTGGCCCATCATTCTTCCACCCCTCGCTGTCGCTTACATCCAGAGACGCCGCGCCGCCGACGGCTCCTCCGCCAGTCTCTTCCTCATGAAGCCGCCCCTCTTCTTGGCTTCCGCCGTCATCGGCATCCTCACCGGCCTCGACGACTACTTCTACGCCTCCGGCATGGCGCGCCTTCCGGTGTCCACGTCATCGCTGATCATCGCCACCCAGCTGGCCTTCACGGCGGGGATCGCCTTCCTTCTGGTCAGGCAGCGGTTCACCTCGTATTCCGTAAACGCCGTCGTTTTGCTGTCGATGGGAGCCGTGGTTTTGGGAATCCATGCGAGCAGCGACCGTCCTAACAACGAGACGGACAAGGAATATTATTTGGGGTTCTTTATGACGCTGGCGGCGGCGGCGCTCTATGGGCTGGTGCTGCCCATGGTGGAATTAACGTACAAGAAGGCAAAGCAGGCCATTACCTATTCACTGGTTCTGGAGATTCAGATAGTCATGGCTTTCTTTGCCACTGGTTTCTGCACCATAGGCATGCTGATCAACAAAGACTTCCAg GAAATTTCAAGAGAGGGAAAAGAATTTGAACTTGGAGAAAAGACATACTATCTGGTGTTGGTGTGGAGCGCAATCATTTTGCAATTTTTCTTTATAGGAGCAATCGGGGTCATCTTCTGCTCCTCCTCCttgttttctggtattgtaattgcAGTTCTGCTCCCAGTGACAGAGCTTTTAGCCGTCATTTTTTACAAGGAGAAGTTTCAGGCTGAGAAAGGGGTTGCCCTTGCCCTCTCTCTATGGGGCTTTGCTTCCTACTTCTATGGCGAGACAAAGCATTCCAAGAAAAAAGATGATCAAACCCCAGAAACAGAGATGCCTCAGACTCTCACGGCATAA